The Rhizobium sp. WSM4643 genome includes the window CGAGCCAGTCGAAGCCGGTATTGCCGAGTTCCGGGCGGCCGCCGAGATTGTTGTAGGTCAGGCCGTTGGTCATCAAGAGCGCGATACCGCGGGCGACGTAGAGCACGCCGAGCGAGGCGACGAAGGCCGGCACCTTGAGGTAGGCGATCAACACGCCGTTGACCGCACCGACCAGCGCGCCGAGCGCACATGTGATGACGACGACGGCCCAGACCGGCGGATAGAGGATCACGCCGAAATAGGTGAGCGTGACGCCGTGCATCAGGAAACCGGCGATGCAGCCTGCAAGCCCCAGTGTCGAGCCGACCGACAGATCGATGCCGCCATTCAGGATGACGAGCAGCATGCCGATCGCCAGAATGCCGAAGATCGCGACATGCGACGCCATGATCAGGAAGTTGTTCAGCGTAAAGTAATAAGGCGACAGGAACGAGAAGACCGCGATGATGACGATCAGTGCGAAGAAGGCCCGGCCTTCCAGGATGAGACGCACGATATTGGTATTGCGCTTCTGCCCGCTGGAAACTGATTTCTTTTCGGTGACGTTCGTGACTGACATAATCAGTGCTCCATAATCCAGGCTAGTTCGCGACCACTGCTTCGCCGGAGGCGGCCATGATCTTTTCCTTGGTGACATCCGAGCCGAACTCGGCCGATATCCTGCCGCGATGCATGACGATGATGCGGTGCGCGATGCTCAGGCATTCATTGACTTCGGACGTCGAATAGACGACCGCCAATCCCTGCTTGGCACGCTCCGCGAGTAACTTGAAAACTTCCGCCTTGGCGCCGATGTCGATGCCGCGGCTTGGCTCATCGAGCAGGATGACCTTCGGCTGGGTTGCCAGCATCTTGCCGATGACGACCTTCTGCTGGTTGCCGCCGGAGAGCGAGCCGATCGAAGCAGCACCGCCATCGGTTTTCACATGCACCCGCCGGATCGCGTCGCTGACGAGATCGCGCTCCCGGTGGCCTGAGGTGAAAAGCCCTTTGGTGAAGGCGCGAATACTTGCAAGCGACAGATTGGAGCCGACAGTCATCGTCTGGACGAGACCGTCGCGCTGGCGATCTTCGGGCACGAGCACGAGACCGCTGGCAATGCGCCGCGCTATGCTGAGCCCACTGACGTCCCGTCCTTCGAGCAGAACCTTTCCGCCACTTGCGCGCAGTCGTCCGGCAATACACTCGAGCAGTTCCGTGCGCCCGGCGCCCATCAGCCCGTAGATGCAGACGATCTCGCCGGCACGCACCTGGAGAGACAGGCGATCGACTGCATTATAGGCAGCGCCGGAGGGACCGGGGACGCTGAGGTTTTCGATGGAAAGCGAGACGTTTCCGACCTGGTGACCTTCCGGCGGGCTGCCGAGGTCGAAATTCTCGCCGACCATGTTGCGGACGATCCACTCGAGATCGATGTCCTTGCGCTCGGCATAGGCCGTCATGTTTCCGTCGCGCAGAACGACGGCGTGATTGGTGATCAGCAGCGCCTCTTCCAGATGATGCGAGATGTAGACGATCGACACGCCTCGGCTCGTCAGGTCGTGGATGACCTTGAAGAGCACTTCCACCTCCGTCGCGCTCAGCGCCGAGGTCGGTTCGTCCATGATCAGGATGCGCGAATTGATGGAGAGGGCTCGTGCAATTTCGACGATCTGCTGCTGGCCGAGGCGAAGATCCTCGACCCGTGTCTGCGGATCGATGTCTTCCTCGAGTTCCTCCATCAGCTCCCGGGTCTGGCGCTCCTCTTCAGCGAAGTCGACGACACCGCCCTTGATGATCTCCCGGCCCATGAAAATATTGTCGCGGACGCTGAGATTGGGGGCCAGGCTGAGCTCCTGGTGAATGATGGAGATCCCGCACTCGCGCGCATGGGTCGACGAGCTGAAGCTGATCGGCGAGCCGTCGAGAATGATCTCGCCGGAGCTTGGCTGCGCCACACCCGAAAGGATCTTCATCAAGGTCGACTTGCCCGCGCCGTTCTCTCCGAACAGGGTTGTGACCTGGCCGCGATGGATGTCGAAGTTCACCCCCTTCAAGGCGTGAACGCTGCCGTAGGATTTTGCGATGTTGCGGGCTGCGAGGACGACCTCGCCTTTTGCCCCGTTGCTGCGTTGCGGCTGGCTCATTTGAGCTCGACCTTCACGGGCGTGACAAGCCAGTTCTTCGGGTTGATGAGCTTGAAGACGCCGACCACGGTCGCTTGCTTTCCGTCCAGGGCGTCAGGATCCAGGCCCGTAAAAACCGCCTTCTTCATCTCGTTATTGATGGCCGAACCGGCATCCTGATACTGGATCTGGTTGGTAAACTGGCCGAATTCGATGGTGCCGGTTGCATCGCGGAGGTCCGTGCCGTTGACCGCAGGTCCGGTCTGGACACGGACCACCGTCTCGGGAGGCAACCCATCAATCTTCATTTCGTTAGTATTCGACTTGCGGGCGCCGAAAACGCCGGTCAGCGTGACGGGAATGACCGGTCCGGTGCTCGTCGCAGCGCCGTATTTCTCAGCTGCCGCCTTCTTGTCGGCGGCAATGGCGGCCGCGAGATCGGCGGCTGCAACGGCCCGCTCCTCGACATTCGCCTTGATCTTCGGGAACTGCTCGGCGCCGAAGGTTTCCGGAGAGAATACCTGCTGGCGGACATCGTTTTCGGAACCGATCTTGACGACCGTCGTATCGAACGCGATCGCTGCAACGACGATAACCGCCAACGCCGCGCTGACAAGGAGCCCGCGATTGCCGCTGCTCGGCTTTGATGCTGGATAATCGGGCGATGTACTCATGTCCGGACGGCCTTGGCTTGGAATGGCGAGATGGAGAGGGTTAGCGCGACGATGATCGCAGGCGGGCTGAAGCATTGCGCCGCACCGGAAC containing:
- a CDS encoding ABC transporter permease; this translates as MSVTNVTEKKSVSSGQKRNTNIVRLILEGRAFFALIVIIAVFSFLSPYYFTLNNFLIMASHVAIFGILAIGMLLVILNGGIDLSVGSTLGLAGCIAGFLMHGVTLTYFGVILYPPVWAVVVITCALGALVGAVNGVLIAYLKVPAFVASLGVLYVARGIALLMTNGLTYNNLGGRPELGNTGFDWLGFNRLAGIPIGVIVLAVLAIICGIVLSRTAFGRWLYASGGNERAADLSGVPVKRVKIIVYVLSGVCAAIAGLVLSSQLTSAGPTAGTTYELTAIAAVVIGGAALTGGRGTVRGTMLGAFVIGFLSDGLVIIGVSAYWQTVFTGAVIVLAVLMNSIQYGRRVKSS
- a CDS encoding DUF2291 domain-containing protein, whose protein sequence is MSTSPDYPASKPSSGNRGLLVSAALAVIVVAAIAFDTTVVKIGSENDVRQQVFSPETFGAEQFPKIKANVEERAVAAADLAAAIAADKKAAAEKYGAATSTGPVIPVTLTGVFGARKSNTNEMKIDGLPPETVVRVQTGPAVNGTDLRDATGTIEFGQFTNQIQYQDAGSAINNEMKKAVFTGLDPDALDGKQATVVGVFKLINPKNWLVTPVKVELK
- a CDS encoding sugar ABC transporter ATP-binding protein — translated: MSQPQRSNGAKGEVVLAARNIAKSYGSVHALKGVNFDIHRGQVTTLFGENGAGKSTLMKILSGVAQPSSGEIILDGSPISFSSSTHARECGISIIHQELSLAPNLSVRDNIFMGREIIKGGVVDFAEEERQTRELMEELEEDIDPQTRVEDLRLGQQQIVEIARALSINSRILIMDEPTSALSATEVEVLFKVIHDLTSRGVSIVYISHHLEEALLITNHAVVLRDGNMTAYAERKDIDLEWIVRNMVGENFDLGSPPEGHQVGNVSLSIENLSVPGPSGAAYNAVDRLSLQVRAGEIVCIYGLMGAGRTELLECIAGRLRASGGKVLLEGRDVSGLSIARRIASGLVLVPEDRQRDGLVQTMTVGSNLSLASIRAFTKGLFTSGHRERDLVSDAIRRVHVKTDGGAASIGSLSGGNQQKVVIGKMLATQPKVILLDEPSRGIDIGAKAEVFKLLAERAKQGLAVVYSTSEVNECLSIAHRIIVMHRGRISAEFGSDVTKEKIMAASGEAVVAN